In one Streptomyces marincola genomic region, the following are encoded:
- a CDS encoding MFS transporter, whose translation MLEPSTRKNDREPGARAEPVARRAWLTLALATAGFTVNFWAWALLSPLGPRFEDSLALSSFQQSLLVAVPVVVGSLGRVPVGALTDRYGARVMFPLVSASTIVPVLFIGLGGHSSLAALLAGGFFLGIGGTVFAVGVPLVTAWFPPRRRGLAIGVFGMGMGGTAISALTTVRLVDAGGTATPFLITAAALAGYAVVSALLIRDAPGRAVPAQPPARRLARTCRLRVTWQASALYAVTFGGYVAFSVYLPTYLKTGYGLDQADAANRMAGFVVLAVAMRPVGGWLSDRIGPVRVLRASLGAVLVAALAQATTPSLTPTGTIAFLAMAAALGAGSGAVFALLALTAPADQVGSVTGVVGAAGGLGGFVPPLVMGALYGAHGSYAIGLVLLGLVALLALALTGAGERSPGRRGVAPLPR comes from the coding sequence ATGCTGGAGCCGTCGACACGGAAGAATGACCGGGAGCCGGGGGCGAGGGCCGAGCCGGTGGCCCGGCGGGCATGGCTGACGCTGGCGTTGGCCACGGCCGGGTTCACCGTCAACTTCTGGGCCTGGGCACTGCTCAGCCCCCTGGGCCCGCGGTTCGAGGACAGCCTCGCGCTCTCCTCGTTCCAGCAGTCGCTGCTCGTGGCGGTGCCCGTCGTGGTCGGCTCGCTGGGCCGCGTACCGGTCGGGGCGCTCACCGACCGGTACGGCGCGCGCGTGATGTTTCCGCTGGTCTCGGCGTCCACCATCGTGCCGGTGCTCTTCATCGGCCTGGGCGGGCACTCCTCGCTGGCCGCGCTGCTCGCGGGCGGGTTCTTCCTCGGCATCGGAGGCACGGTGTTCGCCGTCGGAGTGCCCCTGGTCACCGCCTGGTTCCCGCCGCGCAGGCGGGGTCTTGCCATCGGCGTCTTCGGCATGGGCATGGGCGGTACGGCCATCAGCGCGCTGACCACCGTGCGGCTGGTGGACGCGGGCGGCACGGCGACCCCGTTCCTGATCACCGCCGCCGCCCTGGCCGGGTACGCGGTCGTGTCGGCCCTCCTGATCCGGGACGCCCCGGGGCGTGCGGTGCCGGCGCAGCCGCCGGCCCGCCGCCTGGCGAGGACCTGCCGGCTGCGCGTCACCTGGCAGGCGTCGGCGCTGTACGCGGTGACCTTCGGCGGCTACGTGGCCTTCTCCGTCTACCTGCCCACCTACCTGAAGACCGGCTACGGCCTCGACCAGGCGGACGCGGCGAACCGGATGGCCGGGTTCGTGGTCCTCGCGGTGGCGATGCGCCCCGTCGGCGGCTGGCTCTCGGACCGGATCGGTCCGGTGCGTGTGCTCAGGGCCTCGCTCGGCGCGGTGCTCGTCGCCGCCCTCGCGCAGGCCACGACCCCGTCGCTGACCCCGACCGGCACGATCGCGTTCCTCGCCATGGCCGCCGCGCTCGGGGCGGGCAGCGGGGCGGTCTTCGCCCTGCTGGCCCTGACCGCCCCGGCGGACCAGGTCGGCTCCGTCACCGGCGTCGTCGGCGCCGCCGGCGGTCTCGGCGGCTTCGTGCCGCCGCTGGTGATGGGCGCGCTGTACGGCGCCCACGGCTCGTACGCGATCGGCCTCGTCCTGCTCGGCCTCGTCGCCCTGCTGGCCCTGGCCCTCACCGGGGCCGGCGAGCGCTCGCCGGGCCGCCGGGGCGTCGCGCCGCTCCCGCGCTGA
- a CDS encoding lytic polysaccharide monooxygenase auxiliary activity family 9 protein, with protein MYAETPTRRWTLRVIAPVLAGVVGLLALFLSPWSDSARAHGSIVDPASRNYGCWERWGHDHLNPAMQQQDPMCWQAFQANPNTMWNWMSLFRENLAGDLRGAIPDGKLCSAGDAQGGLASSLDRPGRWTTTDVGSNFSVHLYDTASHGADYFQVYVTKQGFDPTTDALGWDDLELVEQTGSYPPASDITFDVQAPGRSGHHIVYTIWQASHLDQTYFICSDVNFT; from the coding sequence ATGTACGCAGAAACCCCCACACGCCGCTGGACGCTGCGGGTGATCGCGCCGGTGCTGGCCGGTGTGGTCGGCCTGCTCGCCCTGTTCCTGAGCCCCTGGAGCGACTCGGCCCGCGCGCACGGATCGATCGTGGATCCCGCCTCGCGCAACTACGGCTGCTGGGAACGCTGGGGCCACGACCACCTGAACCCGGCCATGCAGCAGCAGGACCCCATGTGCTGGCAGGCGTTCCAGGCCAACCCGAACACCATGTGGAACTGGATGAGCCTGTTCAGGGAGAACCTGGCCGGCGACTTGCGGGGCGCCATCCCGGACGGGAAGCTGTGCAGCGCCGGTGACGCCCAGGGCGGCCTGGCGAGTTCGCTGGACAGGCCGGGCCGGTGGACCACCACGGACGTCGGCAGCAACTTCAGCGTCCACCTGTACGACACGGCGAGCCACGGCGCGGACTACTTCCAGGTCTACGTCACCAAGCAGGGCTTCGACCCCACCACCGACGCGCTGGGCTGGGACGACCTCGAACTCGTGGAGCAGACCGGCAGCTACCCGCCGGCCTCCGACATCACGTTCGACGTCCAGGCTCCCGGTCGCAGCGGGCACCACATCGTCTACACCATCTGGCAGGCGTCGCACCTGGACCAGACGTACTTCATCTGCAGCGACGTCAACTTCACCTGA
- a CDS encoding fused MFS/spermidine synthase: MVADSGTVSAPGIGPRAGAVLVFGSSAAVLVVELVALRLLAPYVGLTMEMNTMVIGIALSAIAFGSWAGGRAADVVAPRRALGPLLLLSGLAVAVTPALVRLVGESGGGPALLVGGACLFVPAALLTAVTPMVTKLLLVDLAVTGTVVGRLSGIGTAGGIAGTVLTGFVLISIVPVSAILIALGLLLLVTGVLVDASLRDWRRGRQALVASVVVGGSVTASAVVPSGCDAETRYHCASVVEDPERDSGRTLVLDGLRHSYVDLDDPEYLDFAYVRAIASLIDTAYPEGEALNAYHLGAGGLSIPHYLEAVRPGSTSVVSEIDPGVVEADRRWLGAETDEDLRVRVEDGRIGLRRIATDSRDLVVGDAFGGISVPWHLTTREALADIDRVLRPEGAYVVNMIDHGERAFVRAGVATLLAEFDHVAVAAERGAFDETGGGNFVASASDRAFDAAAWAERYAERGGRGDWEVIEGAELAEWVGDAQVLTDDFAPVDQLLTPYPRP, translated from the coding sequence ATGGTGGCGGACAGCGGAACGGTGAGTGCGCCGGGGATCGGTCCCCGGGCCGGGGCCGTCCTGGTCTTCGGGTCCTCGGCGGCGGTGCTGGTCGTCGAGTTGGTGGCGCTGCGCCTGCTGGCGCCGTACGTCGGGCTCACCATGGAGATGAACACCATGGTGATCGGCATCGCCCTGTCCGCGATCGCCTTCGGTTCGTGGGCCGGCGGACGGGCCGCCGACGTCGTGGCGCCCCGCCGGGCGCTCGGACCGCTGCTGCTGCTTTCGGGGCTGGCCGTGGCGGTGACGCCGGCCCTGGTGCGGCTGGTGGGCGAGTCGGGGGGCGGCCCCGCGCTGCTCGTCGGCGGTGCCTGCCTGTTCGTCCCGGCCGCGCTGCTCACGGCGGTGACGCCCATGGTCACCAAGCTCCTGCTGGTCGACCTGGCGGTGACGGGAACGGTCGTGGGGCGGCTGTCGGGCATCGGCACGGCGGGCGGGATCGCCGGCACCGTGCTGACCGGCTTCGTGCTGATCTCCATCGTCCCGGTCAGCGCCATCCTGATCGCCCTGGGCCTGCTCCTGCTGGTCACGGGCGTGCTGGTCGACGCCTCCCTGCGGGACTGGCGCCGCGGCCGGCAGGCACTCGTGGCGAGTGTGGTCGTGGGCGGCAGCGTGACGGCGAGCGCCGTCGTGCCGAGCGGCTGCGACGCGGAGACGCGCTACCACTGCGCGAGCGTGGTGGAGGACCCCGAACGGGACAGCGGCCGGACCCTGGTCCTCGACGGGCTGCGTCACTCGTACGTGGACCTCGACGACCCCGAGTACCTGGACTTCGCCTACGTGCGGGCCATCGCCTCCCTGATCGACACCGCCTATCCGGAGGGCGAGGCGCTGAACGCCTACCACCTGGGCGCCGGCGGGCTCTCGATCCCGCACTACCTGGAGGCGGTGCGACCCGGCTCCACCAGCGTGGTCTCCGAGATCGACCCCGGCGTGGTCGAGGCCGACCGGCGGTGGCTGGGCGCGGAGACGGACGAGGACCTCAGGGTGAGGGTGGAGGACGGCAGGATCGGACTGCGGAGGATCGCCACGGACTCGCGGGACCTGGTCGTCGGCGACGCGTTCGGGGGCATCAGCGTCCCCTGGCACCTCACGACCCGGGAGGCGCTCGCCGACATCGACCGTGTGCTGCGCCCCGAGGGCGCCTACGTCGTCAACATGATCGACCACGGCGAGCGCGCGTTCGTCAGGGCGGGAGTCGCCACGCTGCTTGCGGAGTTCGACCACGTCGCGGTGGCGGCGGAGCGCGGCGCGTTCGACGAGACCGGCGGCGGCAACTTCGTGGCCTCGGCCTCGGACCGCGCGTTCGACGCGGCGGCGTGGGCGGAGCGCTACGCCGAACGCGGCGGGCGCGGCGACTGGGAGGTCATCGAGGGCGCCGAACTCGCGGAGTGGGTCGGTGACGCGCAGGTGCTGACGGACGACTTCGCGCCCGTCGACCAGCTGCTCACGCCCTACCCGCGGCCCTGA
- a CDS encoding response regulator: MTIRVLIVDDQAMVREGFSVLLNAQPGIEVAGEAVDGRQAIERSAALRPDVVLMDIRMPELNGIEATRRIVSADHAPRVLVLTTFDLDEYVYQALRAGASGFLLKDASARQLADGVRVVAAGEALLAPTVTKRLIVEFARRGGPPAPPAGVRVGELTERETEVLALIAHGLSNAEIADRLLVAESTVKTHVSRVLVKLGLRDRTQAAIFAYEARLVTPS, from the coding sequence ATGACGATCCGGGTGCTGATCGTCGACGACCAGGCCATGGTCCGCGAGGGTTTCTCCGTGCTGCTGAACGCCCAGCCCGGCATCGAGGTGGCGGGCGAGGCGGTGGACGGCCGCCAGGCGATCGAGCGCAGCGCCGCGCTGCGCCCGGACGTCGTGCTCATGGACATCCGGATGCCGGAGCTGAACGGCATCGAGGCGACCCGCCGGATCGTCTCCGCCGACCACGCGCCGCGGGTGCTCGTGCTGACGACCTTCGACCTGGACGAGTACGTGTACCAGGCACTGCGCGCCGGGGCGTCCGGCTTCCTGCTGAAGGACGCCTCGGCCCGCCAGCTCGCCGACGGGGTACGGGTGGTCGCGGCGGGCGAGGCGCTCCTGGCGCCGACCGTGACCAAGCGGCTGATCGTGGAGTTCGCCCGGCGCGGCGGGCCGCCGGCCCCGCCCGCGGGAGTGCGGGTGGGCGAACTCACCGAGCGCGAGACGGAGGTGCTGGCGCTCATCGCGCACGGCCTGTCGAACGCCGAGATCGCCGACCGGCTGCTGGTCGCCGAGTCCACCGTCAAGACGCACGTCAGCAGGGTGCTGGTGAAGCTGGGCCTGCGCGACCGCACACAGGCCGCGATCTTCGCCTACGAGGCGCGCCTCGTCACACCGTCATGA
- a CDS encoding sensor histidine kinase, translated as MTQTAEHHTLRSELRSARRKIHVLRGKLPTGAIPFRPLPPMPVAGPLRGLPEGARAAAPWLPHAAVVLTAVVAMLLSAQRIHSWDRYTPWLSVLCFGVPLIAALLHPVGAWWLSLAGCVVIAYQDVSFHWPWLPGQMVTHTLVMVLAAVRSRARAVAGMWALTVLVSALITAFPGVSWRGWRDDNTWTMAAVSFLTLLTALLLRGWLESRHEVVRQVAVTRQERSRRTRLEERTTITRELHDVVAHHMSVVAIQAEAAPYRVDSAPPELTQAFATIRENAVAALAELRRVLGVVRAEDHEAPDAPQPTLADLDRLLDNVRGAGLPVEKTVTGTERQLPQGVELSAFRIVQEALSNALRHAPGAAARVDVSHVLGGLGLRVVNGPPQAPAPPSPGAGHGIAGMRERVAMLGGEMTAEPTADGGFEVSVFLPLALVARAGA; from the coding sequence GTGACCCAGACCGCCGAACACCACACGCTGAGAAGCGAACTGCGCTCCGCCCGCAGGAAGATCCACGTCCTGCGCGGCAAACTGCCCACCGGCGCGATTCCCTTCCGGCCGCTTCCGCCCATGCCCGTCGCCGGCCCCCTGCGCGGCCTGCCGGAAGGTGCCCGCGCCGCGGCGCCCTGGCTGCCGCACGCGGCCGTCGTGCTGACCGCGGTGGTGGCGATGCTGCTCTCCGCCCAACGGATCCACTCCTGGGACCGGTACACACCGTGGCTGAGCGTGCTGTGCTTCGGAGTTCCGCTGATCGCCGCGCTGCTCCACCCCGTCGGCGCCTGGTGGCTCTCCCTCGCGGGGTGCGTGGTGATCGCCTACCAGGACGTGTCGTTCCACTGGCCCTGGCTTCCCGGCCAGATGGTGACGCACACCCTGGTGATGGTCCTGGCGGCGGTGCGCTCCAGGGCGCGCGCGGTCGCCGGGATGTGGGCGCTCACCGTCCTCGTCAGCGCCCTGATCACGGCCTTCCCCGGAGTGTCCTGGCGGGGCTGGCGGGACGACAACACGTGGACCATGGCCGCCGTTTCCTTCCTGACGCTGCTCACCGCGCTGCTGCTGCGCGGTTGGCTCGAATCGCGCCACGAGGTCGTGCGGCAGGTCGCCGTCACGCGGCAGGAGCGTTCGCGCCGCACGCGGCTGGAGGAACGCACCACCATCACCCGCGAGTTGCACGACGTGGTGGCGCACCACATGTCGGTCGTCGCGATCCAGGCTGAGGCGGCCCCCTACCGGGTGGACAGCGCGCCGCCCGAGCTGACACAGGCATTCGCGACGATCAGGGAGAACGCGGTGGCCGCGCTGGCCGAGCTGCGGCGGGTCCTCGGGGTGGTCCGCGCCGAGGACCACGAGGCCCCCGACGCGCCGCAGCCGACGCTCGCCGACCTCGACCGCCTGCTGGACAACGTGCGCGGGGCCGGCCTGCCCGTGGAGAAGACCGTCACCGGCACCGAGCGGCAACTCCCGCAGGGCGTCGAGCTGTCCGCGTTCCGCATCGTCCAGGAGGCATTGAGCAACGCCCTGCGGCACGCCCCCGGCGCCGCCGCCCGCGTCGACGTCTCCCATGTGCTCGGCGGCCTCGGCCTGCGCGTCGTCAACGGCCCGCCGCAGGCGCCGGCGCCCCCATCGCCCGGCGCCGGGCACGGCATCGCCGGCATGCGGGAGCGGGTGGCGATGCTGGGCGGCGAGATGACGGCGGAGCCCACCGCGGACGGCGGCTTCGAGGTCTCCGTCTTCCTCCCGCTCGCCCTCGTCGCGAGGGCCGGCGCATGA
- a CDS encoding SDR family NAD(P)-dependent oxidoreductase, whose amino-acid sequence MTNTSTPQRPIDSGFGERSTADDVLDGIDLSGKLAIVTGGYSGLGLETARSLARAGARVIVPARRPDTARDALAGIEGAEVARLDLADLADVHAFARGVLDSGRAVDLLINNAGVMACPETRVGPGWEAQFAVNHLGHHALTNLLWPALARAGARVVAVSSGAHRRSGIRWDDPQFTRGYDKWLAYGQAKTANALFALHLDALGQAHGVRAFSLNPGPILTPLQRHLPRAEMVEAGWIDEEGNGIDPTFKTPEQGAATQVWAATSPRLAGHGGVYCQDCDIAPADGVAAHARDPEQAARLWALSAELTGLDAFATPGR is encoded by the coding sequence ATGACGAACACGAGCACCCCCCAGCGCCCCATCGACTCCGGCTTCGGCGAGCGCAGCACGGCGGACGACGTCCTCGACGGCATCGACCTGTCGGGCAAGCTCGCCATCGTGACCGGCGGCTACTCCGGCCTCGGCCTGGAAACGGCCCGCTCCCTGGCGCGGGCCGGAGCCCGGGTGATCGTTCCGGCCCGGCGTCCCGACACCGCGCGGGACGCGCTCGCCGGCATCGAAGGCGCCGAGGTGGCGCGGCTCGACCTGGCGGACCTGGCGGACGTCCACGCGTTCGCGCGCGGCGTTCTCGACTCGGGCCGCGCCGTGGACCTCCTCATCAACAACGCGGGCGTCATGGCCTGCCCCGAGACGCGGGTCGGCCCCGGCTGGGAGGCGCAGTTCGCGGTCAACCACCTCGGCCACCACGCGCTGACCAACCTGCTCTGGCCCGCGCTCGCGCGCGCCGGCGCCCGGGTCGTCGCCGTGTCCTCCGGCGCGCACCGGCGCTCCGGAATCCGCTGGGACGACCCGCAGTTCACGCGCGGCTACGACAAGTGGCTGGCCTACGGGCAGGCGAAGACGGCGAACGCGCTGTTCGCGCTGCACCTCGACGCGCTGGGACAGGCGCACGGCGTGCGGGCGTTCTCGCTCAACCCGGGCCCCATCCTCACGCCGCTCCAGCGGCACCTGCCGCGGGCCGAGATGGTGGAAGCCGGGTGGATCGACGAGGAGGGCAACGGGATCGACCCGACGTTCAAGACGCCGGAGCAGGGGGCCGCGACCCAGGTGTGGGCGGCCACGTCCCCGCGGCTCGCCGGGCACGGCGGGGTCTACTGCCAGGACTGCGACATCGCCCCGGCCGACGGCGTCGCCGCGCACGCCCGCGACCCGGAGCAGGCCGCCCGGCTGTGGGCCCTGTCCGCGGAGCTGACCGGCCTCGACGCCTTCGCGACGCCGGGCCGGTGA
- a CDS encoding TauD/TfdA family dioxygenase, which produces MPALPGPGLVPERAPAARAADARRLLARDGAVILTGWESTEDALFTAAAGVLGSRLRQLFPPRLRRAADAGPVHLHADSFDLLVDIGGVPVRHRDPDEDHVLIQCVRAPGSGGRSFLADAYRFADDCRADDPELWEFLTGTDVDLYGAWSPDLRGLPATPRVARHVEYTRTGRRIVRRAEGAVPLHRDPATAHVRAMLDRFGKTVRALEDGLPRFTLAEGEILLLDNYRCWHGREAHTGDRAVRILTLRTTDAR; this is translated from the coding sequence ATGCCTGCACTTCCCGGCCCCGGGCTCGTGCCCGAGCGGGCCCCGGCCGCACGAGCGGCCGACGCCCGCCGGCTGCTGGCGCGCGACGGCGCGGTGATCCTCACGGGCTGGGAGAGCACGGAGGACGCGTTGTTCACCGCGGCGGCCGGCGTGCTCGGCAGCCGCCTGCGGCAGCTCTTCCCGCCCCGGCTGCGGCGTGCCGCCGACGCGGGGCCCGTGCACCTGCACGCCGACAGCTTCGACCTCCTCGTCGACATCGGCGGGGTGCCGGTGCGCCACCGGGACCCGGACGAGGACCACGTGCTCATCCAGTGCGTCCGCGCCCCCGGCTCGGGCGGCCGGTCGTTCCTCGCGGACGCCTATCGCTTCGCCGACGACTGCCGAGCCGATGATCCGGAGCTGTGGGAGTTCCTCACCGGCACGGACGTCGACCTCTACGGCGCCTGGTCACCGGACCTCCGGGGCCTGCCCGCGACGCCCCGCGTCGCCAGGCACGTGGAGTACACCCGCACCGGCCGGCGCATCGTGCGGCGAGCGGAAGGCGCCGTCCCGCTGCACCGCGACCCCGCCACCGCGCATGTCCGCGCCATGCTCGACCGCTTCGGGAAGACCGTGCGCGCCCTGGAGGACGGCCTGCCGCGCTTCACCCTCGCCGAGGGCGAGATCCTCCTGCTGGACAACTACCGCTGCTGGCACGGCCGCGAGGCCCACACCGGCGACCGGGCCGTACGCATCCTCACCCTTCGCACCACCGACGCGCGGTGA
- a CDS encoding ABC transporter substrate-binding protein, whose product MLSRARRRAPLGAFAAALLLVPPAAGCSTPGEGDGSAAADPDAASVESCGRTLAPATPPERIVTLDQSATETLLELGLADRMVGTSNLKVPVAPEHQDAYGRIPVLNPEIPTAEQVRAATPDAVVASFADGFTRDRAGTRAELAELGVLSYVSAVDCPEDHPHVTAFDRLLLDYERLGRLFGAEDRAEALVAEQRQAIDAAAGGELAEEPTLVWLYSVYNGLPYVAGGTGLPSEMSALIGASNAFDDVPEDWPEVSWEEIADRDPDVIVVGDLAERGAPGDSAEEKIEVLRDDPVTSRLTAVQEDRIVVVPGIGMDPSVRSVHTLDLVVDGIRGLGHVR is encoded by the coding sequence ATGCTCAGCCGTGCACGCCGTCGCGCTCCGCTCGGCGCTTTCGCAGCCGCACTCCTCCTCGTACCGCCGGCCGCCGGCTGCTCCACTCCCGGGGAAGGGGACGGCTCGGCCGCGGCGGATCCCGACGCGGCGTCCGTGGAGAGCTGCGGCCGCACGCTGGCCCCGGCGACGCCGCCGGAACGCATCGTCACCCTCGACCAGTCCGCGACCGAGACACTGCTGGAACTCGGGCTGGCCGACCGCATGGTGGGCACCTCGAACCTCAAGGTCCCTGTCGCCCCGGAGCACCAGGACGCCTACGGGCGCATCCCGGTGCTGAATCCGGAGATCCCCACGGCCGAGCAGGTGCGCGCGGCGACACCGGACGCGGTCGTCGCCTCCTTCGCCGACGGCTTCACCCGCGACAGGGCCGGTACCCGCGCCGAGTTGGCCGAGCTCGGGGTGCTCTCGTACGTCAGCGCGGTCGACTGCCCCGAGGACCACCCGCACGTCACGGCGTTCGACCGCCTGCTCCTCGACTACGAGAGGCTGGGCCGGCTGTTCGGCGCCGAGGACCGCGCGGAAGCCCTCGTCGCCGAGCAGCGGCAGGCCATCGATGCCGCCGCCGGCGGGGAACTGGCGGAGGAGCCGACGCTGGTCTGGCTCTACTCGGTCTACAACGGACTGCCCTACGTGGCCGGCGGCACCGGACTGCCCAGCGAGATGAGCGCGCTGATCGGTGCGAGCAACGCGTTCGACGATGTGCCCGAGGACTGGCCGGAGGTCTCCTGGGAGGAGATCGCCGACCGGGACCCGGACGTGATCGTCGTCGGCGACCTGGCCGAGCGCGGCGCGCCGGGCGACAGCGCGGAGGAGAAGATCGAGGTCCTGCGGGACGACCCGGTGACCTCACGCCTGACGGCCGTGCAGGAGGACAGGATCGTGGTCGTCCCCGGCATCGGGATGGACCCGTCCGTCCGCAGCGTGCACACCCTTGACCTGGTGGTGGACGGCATACGGGGACTCGGCCATGTCCGCTGA
- a CDS encoding FecCD family ABC transporter permease, whose protein sequence is MSAEPAGPAAGAATSASGDPAGPLPDVLHPAVPVAALRLPPAPVATPGTERPGVGPLPAFLAGTAVLLASMVLAVRLGASDISYGEIGRAVAGRMWLDVEALPPLRDSLIWDLRVPRVLLAALVGASLAVCGAVLQSITRNALADPYLLGVASGASTGAVTVLVLGAGADSLGMTGGAFAGALLSFGLLLLLLRRTALDSSRVVLTGVVVWHLFVALTSLLLMASGDADDTRAMMRWLLGSMATARWDAVVICAVVGAAGLLVCWLCATALDGFAFGADTAASLGVNVKATRVVLLVTTALLTAAAVAYVGAIGFVGLIVPHGVRFVVGPTHRLLLPFSALAGAVFLVWSDALARTVFDPREVPVGVFTALVGVPLFLLILRRRGEI, encoded by the coding sequence ATGTCCGCTGAACCCGCCGGCCCCGCCGCCGGGGCCGCGACATCCGCGTCCGGCGACCCGGCCGGCCCGCTCCCGGACGTGCTGCACCCGGCCGTTCCCGTGGCGGCCCTCCGGCTGCCCCCGGCGCCCGTGGCGACGCCCGGGACCGAACGGCCCGGGGTCGGGCCGCTGCCGGCGTTTTTGGCGGGAACCGCGGTGCTGCTTGCGTCCATGGTGCTGGCGGTCCGGCTCGGCGCGAGCGACATCTCCTACGGGGAGATCGGCCGCGCGGTGGCCGGCCGGATGTGGCTGGACGTCGAGGCCCTGCCGCCGCTGCGCGACTCCCTCATCTGGGACCTGCGCGTGCCGCGCGTGCTGCTGGCCGCCCTGGTCGGCGCCTCGCTGGCGGTCTGCGGCGCCGTGCTGCAATCCATCACCCGCAACGCCCTGGCCGACCCCTATCTGCTGGGCGTCGCCTCCGGCGCCTCCACGGGAGCCGTCACCGTCCTCGTGCTCGGAGCGGGCGCGGACTCCCTCGGGATGACGGGCGGGGCGTTCGCCGGCGCGCTGCTCTCCTTCGGCCTGCTGCTCCTGCTGCTGCGGCGCACAGCCCTGGACTCGAGTCGGGTCGTGCTGACCGGCGTCGTCGTGTGGCACCTCTTCGTCGCCCTCACCTCGCTGCTCCTGATGGCGTCGGGCGACGCCGACGACACGCGCGCGATGATGCGCTGGCTGCTGGGCTCGATGGCCACCGCCCGCTGGGACGCCGTGGTGATCTGCGCGGTGGTGGGCGCGGCGGGGCTGCTGGTGTGCTGGCTGTGCGCGACGGCGCTCGACGGCTTCGCGTTCGGTGCGGACACCGCCGCCTCGCTCGGCGTCAACGTGAAGGCCACGCGCGTGGTGCTGCTGGTCACCACCGCGCTGCTGACCGCCGCGGCCGTGGCGTACGTCGGGGCGATCGGCTTCGTCGGACTGATCGTGCCGCACGGCGTGCGCTTCGTCGTCGGGCCCACCCACCGGCTGCTGCTTCCGTTCTCCGCCCTGGCGGGGGCGGTGTTCCTGGTGTGGTCCGACGCCCTGGCGCGCACCGTCTTCGACCCGCGCGAGGTGCCGGTCGGGGTGTTCACGGCGCTGGTGGGCGTGCCGCTGTTCCTGCTGATCCTGCGGCGACGGGGAGAGATATGA
- a CDS encoding ABC transporter ATP-binding protein — protein MSAADKALAIEFDAVSWATGGRTILREVTARVEPGETVGLIGPNGSGKSTLLRCAAGLRTPSAGAVRYGGQDIAGWSARRIARHVGFVEQAAEAGSDLRVAEVVALGRTPFRDRWRGLSPADHAIVDAALARMDLSGLRSRAWRTLSGGERQRAHLARALAQRPWALLLDEPTNHLDIRHQLDLLDLLAATDRTVLVALHDLSLAARFCDRLLLLHGGRLAAIGTPREVLTPQRLRDVFGVAADIGHDSLGNPSVAYRGVSRPPRRASTRRAPAPPRPGP, from the coding sequence ATGAGCGCCGCGGATAAGGCACTGGCGATCGAGTTCGACGCCGTGAGCTGGGCGACGGGCGGCCGGACCATCCTGCGGGAGGTGACGGCCCGGGTCGAACCCGGTGAGACGGTCGGCCTGATCGGCCCCAACGGCTCGGGGAAGTCCACGCTGCTGCGCTGCGCCGCCGGCCTGCGCACTCCCTCCGCGGGCGCGGTCCGCTACGGCGGGCAGGACATCGCCGGGTGGAGCGCGCGGCGCATCGCGCGGCACGTCGGCTTCGTGGAGCAGGCCGCGGAGGCGGGGAGCGACTTGCGGGTGGCCGAGGTCGTCGCGCTGGGCCGCACCCCTTTCCGCGACCGGTGGCGCGGCCTGAGCCCGGCCGACCACGCGATCGTCGACGCCGCCCTGGCCCGGATGGACCTGAGCGGGCTGCGCTCCCGCGCGTGGCGGACCCTCTCGGGCGGCGAACGTCAACGAGCCCACCTCGCCCGCGCGTTGGCGCAGCGGCCCTGGGCGCTGCTGCTCGACGAGCCGACCAACCACCTCGACATCCGGCACCAGCTGGACCTGCTGGACCTGCTGGCGGCCACCGACCGGACGGTGCTCGTGGCCCTGCACGACCTGTCACTGGCCGCCCGCTTCTGCGACCGCCTCCTGCTGCTCCACGGCGGTCGCCTGGCCGCCATCGGCACACCCAGGGAGGTCCTGACCCCGCAGCGGCTGCGGGACGTCTTCGGTGTCGCGGCGGACATCGGGCACGACAGCCTCGGCAACCCCTCCGTCGCCTACCGCGGCGTCAGTCGACCGCCGCGTAGGGCATCCACGCGGCGTGCACCCGCGCCACCGCGCCCCGGGCCGTGA